The stretch of DNA AATATTCTCGGGATCCCCACCGGTACACTTGAAGATGACCTGGATACTCTCAGACTGAACTATGAAATACAACCGGATTTTGCTTTTGCGACACTGATGCAACCCTATCCACGCACAAAAATCTGTGAATTCAGCAAGGAACAGGGACTTCTGGGCGAAGAGGCATATATACCTGATTCTTTTTTTGATGATTGCATTCTGAAACTTCCTGACAACGACAGAAGAAAACGACTGCGTCAGTTATTCGCGCTCAGTATAGAATTCAAAACTGTACGGTACATGTTGAAAACACTGATAAGGTTGCCTTTTGATGGTCTTTACGAATTTCTGGATAAATTATGGAAGGGTTACTGTATCAAACAGAGAGAATTCCCCTACAAGCTCTCATTCAGAGAATACGTATCCAGTATGATGACATATTTCAGAAGCAGGTACTATTAAAAAGACTACAGGCCTATGTCTTCAGCAATTCCTTTCATGGCGACAAGCGCAATACCGACAAAAACATCAAGATCGTATCCGGCCTTTGAACAGTCCCTGATCGTATCTCTGGGAACAGATCTGGCGAATGCTGACATGTTCATCCTTTTAAGAACGGATTTCGGTTTGACTGAAGCCAGCTTCCTGTCCGGGTATACAAGAGCAACAGCGACTATAAGGCCGGTGATGGATTCACCCGCCGCAAGAAGATAGTCGAAATCAGATTCTCTTTCTATTCCTGTGTACTCCGAGTTGTGAGACTGGATAGCGTGGATCGATTCGGAAGGGAGGTAATCAGCCAGCATCTCCGCTGCGACCATACCGTGCTTCTCAGGTTCGTCTGAAGTGAGTTCGTAATCAATATCATGAAGCAGACCGGTCATTCCCCAGAGATCGGGATCTTCTCCTCTGTCTATGGCGAGGGCGCGGAGGACGGCCTCAGAGGCAAGGCAGTGCCGAATGAGATTGATGTTTCCCAGATTGTTCTCAAGCAGTTCCAGAGCTTCTGCCCTGTTAATGAGCATATTCACTTCTCCATTTTCCTCCGGGTGTAAGCAGTTCACTGCGGCTGCCATTTTCAATTGTCCGGAATGCCCTTCCCATATTTGAAATCACATCGGAGGGAATCAGCGATCTCTCTGAACAATGTTCAATTGCAATATCAGCCGACAGTCCGTGTACATATGCGCCGAGTATGGCTGCTTCAAAAGGTTTCAGTCCCTGTGCCATAAGCGAGGATGTAATACCGGTAAGAACATCACCGCTCCCTCCTGTAGCCAGACCGGTGTTCCCTGTAGGAATCAGACAACATTCTCCATCAGGACTGAAAACCATGGAAGGTTTCCCCTTTAGGAGTACAACTGCTCCAGAAGAAGCAGATAATTTCGCGGCAGCTTTTGACCTGCTCCCGATATTCGATGCGTTACATTTCGTCATTCTGGAAAGCTCTCCGGGGTGCGGCGTTAACAAAAGAGACCCTTTGTATTCACTTAACTGGCTAACAGGATCATTCAGGACATTGAGAGCGTCAGCATCAAGCACAAGAGGAACCTTCCAGTTCTGCAGTATGTAGGAAACGATTTTCATGGTAGCGGGACTGTTTCCCATACCCGGGCCTATGGCGATGGCGTCGAACTCATCATACTTAGGCAGACCAGAGGGATCTCCCGGGAGGAAGTAGGAACTGATAACCTCGGGAATTCTTCCGGAAATGAAAGTATTGGCTGGAAGAGGAACAGATAGAAAAACAAGCCCTGCGCCGGATCTGAGAGCACCAAGAGACATAAGTTGAGGAGCTCCCGGCATATTCTCGGAACCCCCGATGAGTAGAAGTCTGCCAAAAGTTCCCTTATGAGCGTCTGCAGGTCGATCAGGCAGAAGAGTAAAGGCGTCACTCAGCCCGAGAACCATCTGCTTTTTGTTATGATCGATATCTATTCCGATGTCGGGTACCAGAAGATTTCCTGTATAGCCGCACCCCGGAGGGAGAAGCAGCCCCGCCTTGGGTGCCGCGAAAGTCACAGTAGTATCTGCTCGCGGAGTATGAGGATCAACAGAACCGGTTTTGCCGTTAACACCTGTGGGAGTATCAATTGCGAGTACTTTGCAATGGCTATGTCTTATAATGTCGGTACACTCGGCAAAAACGTCTTTCAGTTTGCCACTAAAACCTGTGCCAAGAAGAGAATCAACCACCAGAGCAGGAGAGTCAGGCAGATCGTTCAGCTTCTGCGGAGCAAGAACTTTCCCTCCGGACTGAACAAATCGGCCAAGATTGGACTGACAATTATGAGAAAGGCTCTTTCCCGGCGTCGTTGCAAGAACAGCGCAGACTTCATAACCCCTTTTCTTCAACTGTCGAGCAAGAACAAGCCCATCTCCTCCGTTATTTCCAGGACCGCACCAGACCTGAATATGTCCCTTGTCAGGTTGTGTCATTGCCATCGCGACGATAGCAGCGGCCGTACCTGCCCTCTCCATCAGAACATCACCAGGAGTACCTGCCTTAACAGCCCTGGCATCGAATTTCGACATTTCGAACGGTGTAACCCAGTATCTCATCCCGATTCTCCATCCCCCTCAAGCACAATTATTGCTACTGCAGTCCTTGTTGTCTTTGAAACACTGACAAGTACTCTCCGTCCCTCAAGCAAATCGTATGATACTCCTGTTACTTCCGGTCTGAGAGAGGCTTCAGTTTCAGGAGGCAGAGAGAAATCATGCCATCGGACCCCCCCGGAAATACCGGTGCCCAGTGCCTTGAAAAAAGCTTCCTTTGCTGCGAAACGTGTTGCAAGAAGACCGTAATCAGTATGGAGAAGAAGCTCGTCCGACGTAAATATACGGTGCAGAAATCTCTTTCCACTTCGCTGAACAGCTTTCCTTATTCTGCTGATACTTACAATATCAATACCCTGCGCTGTATTAGAATTATAATCCATACTATTCTCCCTGATACAAAAGGTGAACCTGCATGATTATAACAGCATGGATCTGCTTGAGTTAGCCCGGATCAGCATAAGTACTCGTAGCGAATGTGATGGATCCGGGCTACGTACAGCATAGCGCTTTAAGAATTGTACCAGACCATCTTGAGAATGCGTTGCATGACAGAGAGGAACAAGAGGATGGCTCCTCGCGAAGGACGGCGAAAGCAGCTCTTCCAACCATAACAGCGTTATCCATGGTATACTTCTTTTCAGGCAGGAAGAGGGTAATTCCCCGTTTAGCACACTCTTCTCTCAATCGTGTTCTAAGCAGATTATTAGCAGTAACACCGCCAGCCGCAAGGATACTTACCGCGCCTGAACGGTCCGCCTGAAAAAGCAGTTTCGAAACAAGGATATCAACAACGACCTTCTGAAAGGAAGCCGCAAGATCCGCAAGGTCAGCGCCGCTTTCCCATTGCAGTCTTACCGCTGTCTTGAGGCCGCTGAAACTGAACTCCGGAAGAGCCGGGTCTGACAGAGGAGAAGGCAGAGATACTTTATCAGGATTTCCATCGATAGCAGCCTTTTCAAGAGCTTCACCGCCAGGATATCCAAGACCTGCAAGTTTTGCCGTCTTGTCGAAAGCTTCTCCTGCCGCATCGTCTCTTGTTGAACCAAGAAGAACTGCCCGGGCCCAGGATTTCATGTTGAAAAGACAAGTGTGACCGCCGGAAACCAGCAGGGCAACTGCTGGAAATTCTACAGAATCATGTGCTGTATAATGAGTATGAAGGTGAGCTGAAAGGTGATTAATTCCGAGAAATCGCTTCCCGGATGCAAAGGCAGCGGCTTTAGTCCAGGATAGTCCTACGAGAAGGGAGCCTACAAGTCCCGGTCCCGCTGTTGCTGCGAAAGCATCAATTTCCCGGAGAGTTTTTATTCCGGATTCTGAAAGCACTTCCTTCACAATACCCGGAAGAATCTCAATGTGCTGTCTGGAGGCGAGTTCAGGAACTACACCACCATGATTCGAATGAACACTCTGACTGTATATCCTCTCCGCGATTACACTGCTGTCTTCAAGCAATGCAACCGCGGAATCGTCGCACGATGTTTCTACTGCAAGGATTCGCAAGAAGACTAATCCGCTTCAGGTAATATCTTTACGAGAATTTCCGAGCGAATGTCACCGTATACTTTCACTGAAATGGGGAATTCACCCGTTTCTTTTATATGCTCACTCAGAAGAACGTGTTCAGCGTCTATGTCAAATCCTGCCTCTTTCAGAACTGAAGAGATCTGCTTCTCGGTGATACTTCCGTAAAGATGTCCGTTATCATCAGCAGAAGCAGCGATTTCAATAATGAAACCCTTGAGCTTCTCAGCAAGCTGTTCTGATTGATTGATGGTCTCTGCCTGTTCTTCAAGAGCTTTGGCGTGATAGAACTGAGCGGATTTTACTGCTGAAGGAGTTGCCTTTATCGCCAGATTTCTGGGAAACAGGAAATTTCTCGCATAACCATTGGCGACATTAACAACATCACCTCCAGTACCCAGATCTTCAACACTTTTCATTAGAAGTACTTTCATTCCTGTGTTTTCCTTTCAAAATATTTTTTCAGTCGCAGTCTGAAATCAAACCATGTATCCATTATACCAGTCAGTACAAGAATGCATATCGCTGCAGGGGGAAAAATGATCGCAAGCGGAACAGCCGCCAGAAGAAGCATTGGGAAACTGCGCAGTGCAATCCTGAAGATACCGAAACCAACCAGAGAATACGGCAGAATCATGAAAATAGAGATATTTACAGCTGCCTGTTGAACGTATGGTGGAAGCCCTCCGCCGGCAAGATTAACTGAAAGAGCAGCTATCAGGATCCATGCGGGGAGAAGACCAAGCCGGATTTCCATTCCCTGAGTGATGATTTTAAACGAATCTTTCCTGCGTTGATTTACTGACCGGACAGCAAATGCAGCTGCTACAGTACCGCTAACCGCCCATATAGCCAGTAGAGATGGCAGGATGTACAGGAAAATATTAAGGATCGTCGCAACCTCAGAAGAGCTTAAACCAGCCGATCTGTAGATCTGTGACAGCGCTTCCATATTTTCCTGAGATATAAGTGATTGATCGGGTATCAATATAGTTCCGAAGATCGATGTTATGGCTGCTGCCCCGGAAGCAAACATGGTTGAGAACTCAAGGCTTCTTCCTGACCTGATTCCAGCGGCAAGCAAACCTGAACCGGTTGCAGTTATCAATGCTCCGGTGAAATCCGATATCAGATATACACCGACAAGAGTAACAACCGCCAGCGGCAATGATCTTCGAGAATTCGAAAGCGAAAGCATTATCGTCATAATAGTCATTCCCACAAAAGGTATGCCCATCAGAATTAAAATAATACCCAGAGCTATGATTCCGAATAATCCTGTCCGTGCCCTCTTTAAAATCTGTTCCATTTTTCTGAGCCTGCAGACGACCTTATCTGTAGTGTTCTCTTACATAGGGGAGCAAGGCAAAGAATCTTGCCACCTTGATGGCATTCGCGATTCTTCTCTGATGTTTCGCACAGTTACCAGTTACTCTTCTGGCGATGATTTTCCCTCTGTCGGAGATATGTCTCTGGAGCATCTTATCGTTCTTGTATGATATTTCCAGTTGTGGATTTCCGCAAAAACGGCACTTCTTTTTACGTCCGAATTTGCTGCTGCTTTTCTTCATTCTTTTTTTTGTGACCAAATCAGTTCCTCCTGCTGGTCTTTATGATCTGGCTCCCAGCGATTCAACGCTGGTTGCTTTTACGACCATCCTGTGATGTAATCCCTTTGATCTGTCTTCGTACGATCTGCTGACAAGACTGCCCTCAACCAGAACGGTAGAACCGCTCTTTATCCGCCTGTCTATTTCCTCTGCCAGGTTACCCCATGCCTCAACTGAGAGAATAGAAGATGTCTTCCTTGAGTCTGCTGTTCCGGTGGAAAAAGTTACCGTATTCTCAACTTCAAACCTGATCACAAAGATATTGAACCTGGTAAGAGATAGTTGTTCGATACGTTCCACAGTGCCTGTGAAAAGGATGTAATTAAGTTCAGGCATTTCGTGAGGTACAGTCATGATATCTAGAACGGAATGTCATCATCCGGAGTCATAGGTTTAGACTCGGATAGTTCATTACCATCGGAAGAACCCTTCTGGTTCTGTTCATTCGGAATGTCCTGATAAGAGGAATCCTGGTCTCTGCGCTCAAGGAATTGAATCCTTCTGGCATTTATTTCCAGTCTGCTCCTCTGGTTTCCGTCTCTGTCTTCCCATGAATTGTAAACAAGTTCACCCTCCACCAAAACGGGAGAGCCCTTCCGACAGAATTCACCGACAAGTTCAGCTGTCTTTCTCCAGGCAATGATATTTACATAGCAGGTCTTTTCCTGCCACTCACCATTCCTGTCACGGTAACGCTGGTTATTGGCGATAGACATCTTTGCGAGATGTGTTCCATTTTCGAGAATTCTTGCGTCAGGGTCTCTGACCAGGTTTCCAGAGATGATAACCTTATTGATATTAGGCATCCTCAGATCCATCACTGACTTCCACCTCCTCGTCGACGCGGTCAAAGTCTTCATACGAATTGACTGAAGCCACTGCCTCATCATCAGAGCGAAGCGTTGCATACCTGATACAGCCTTCGTGAATTCTCAGATGTTTGTCGATTGAACCGATGACGTCAGTTTCTCCATTCCATCTGATGAAATGGTAGATTCCTTCGGTCTGTTTCTTAATAGGATAGGCAAGCATTCGCCGCCCCCATTTGTCAGAGCCTTTGTACTCGCCTTTATTCCCTTTGATAATCTCAACAACACGATTGTGCTCTTTTTCGATTTCAACCTCGGGAATACTGGCATTCCAGATTACTACAGTTTCATAGTCTCGCAAACCAGAAACTCCTTCCAGGTACAGGTTAAACGCAAAGCATAACCGACCGGAAGGAGGAATAGAACACATTTGTCTTTTATCGCTTCCGGTCCGGTAACCTGCGTTACTACGGGCTGCGCAAATGAAAGCGCAGCAAACGACAGGGCAATAATCAGACAATTATTGTAAAAGGTCAAGTCCAGGATAATATTGAAGTATCAGTTCACATATAATTTCTCACTGCTGAAAACAGGATCGGAAGTTACATTTATCCCGAGATTTCTTAAACCGTTTCCGTCTCCCGGAGAGGGCATATGCGTAAGATGAGCTTCACAGCCTCTGAGTTCGAAAAGCTTTTTCATTGCGCTTGCTGCTGCTTCGGAAGTCGCAGAACTAACACTCAGGGCGATAAGAACCTCCTCAAGGTCGAGATTGAGGGTGGGAATTTCCATTACTTTCTTAAGCTCTCGAATGGAATCGATAGTGGCCGGAGAGAGAAGATGAACCTCTTTGCTGATCCCTGCCAGTTTCTTGACCGCATTCAGAATAAGAGCTCCGGATGCATGCATCAGATCGGAACCGGTACCCGTGACAAAGCTGCCGTCTTTAAGAAGAAGAGCCGCTGCTTTTCCGTTATCGATGCCTTCCTCGGATTCCTTTAAGCGCATACGTTCGAGAGCAGGTTCCACAACAGGTCTGCAGGAAGGCGACAGCTCGAAGTTGCGCATCAGAAGTTCTACTTTCTGTACTGTACTCTTATCCGCCAGCCCCATTACATATTCGCAGCTGTAGCGGAAGTATCTTCTGATAATTTCCTGCATTGCCGCTTTTCTCACAACCTCATCATCCGTTATGCCGAATCCCGCTCTGTTTACACCCATATCAGTAGGAGAAGCGTAAGGAGATATGTCTCCCGTTATTCTTTCCAGTATGCGCTTGAGCAGAGGAAAAGCCTCAACATCACGATTGTAGTTAATGGCAACCTCTCCGTAAGCATCCAGATGAAAAGGATCCACCAGATTAACATCCCGCAGATCGGCAGTTGCCGCTTCATAAGCGGCATTGACAGGATGCTTTAAGGGAAGATTCCAAATAGGGAAGGTTTCAAATTTTGCGTAATTCGAACAGATCCCGTTTCTATGATCATGGTAAAGCTGTGAAAGGCAGGTTGCAAGTTTTCCACTCCCCGGCCCTGGTCCTGTAACAACTACAAGGGGTTTAAATGGCTCTATATAATCGTTTCTCCCATAGCCTTCAGGGCTCACGATAAGATCAATATCAGTTGGATAACCCTTTGTGTAGTAATGTCTGAAAACATCTATATCCCGGCGTTTAAGACGATTCTCGAAAGAGATTGCCGAAGGCTGATTTTCAAATCTTGTTATTACAACACCTCTGAGATCGATTCCTCTTGAGCGAAAGCCGTCGATGAGCATCAGGGCATCTGCGTCGTAGGTTATACCGAAGTCTCCTCTGATCTTCCTTTTCTCTATGTCTCCGGCATAGATACAGAGTATGATTTCCGCTCTGTCACGGAGTTTCTCCAGAAGCCGAATTTTAACATTCGAATCGTAACCGGGGAGAACTCTGGAAGCATGATGGTCATACATGATCTTCCCGCCGAATTCAAGGTAAAGACGATTATCAGAGCTTTGTACTCTTGAAAGGATCTCACGCGATTGTTCTTCAAGGTATTTCTCGTTGTCAAAACCGGTTTTGTAGACCAAAAGAATCTCCATTTCGAATAGGATATGCTACTCAGGTATCCTGATAGATAAGCCTGAATCACTGAATAGAAAAGGCGGGCCAATCGACCCGCCTTCAGCTTAAGTAATATTGTCAGCTTATCTGATAACCATTGCCTGTCTTGTCAGAGTTCCATCGTTGGTAGTAAGGCGGATGAAGTAGACACCGCTTGCAATTTGAGAACCAGGCGTCCACTGTATGGAGTGGCTGCCTGACTCAAGCGAGCCGTCAAGAATGGTCTCGACCATGCGACCGGAAACATCATATACGGCAAGCTCCACATTGCCGGCGCCGGGAAGACTGAAACCGATAGAGGCGCTTACTGTAATCGGATTGGGAACAGGTCGGTCAAACAAGAAGATATCAGCATCACCCTGGGAGTCAGAAACTCCCGTACCGATAATGATATAATGAAGATCGTAATTGTAATCATGAAGGAACGCGCCTATATGAATCGTTCCGCTTTCAGGGACTGTGATGTTAATGGTAACCTGGCCTGATGAATTGGTTACAGCCTCTTCGTAGCAGGTCATTCCTGTGCCGTAATTATCAACACCGTCAGTAATTGTAACGTTTGCTCCTTCAACAGGGGAAGAACCGTCGGTAACAGTAATGGTTATATCCTGATTTCCGGAGAAGATATTGGCAGGCGCGGAGATTAGAAGCGCACCAGGCTCTCCCTCTGTATCAAATGTCCAGATATCCATGGCCGGATCACCAAACCATATGTACATTCTGGCATTATTAATGCCCCATGTACCTTGATTTTCTATTATGTAAACCGCGCCGGTGTTGGTTGCGTCCGTTATGCGAAAAGTACCGGTGTCATAAAGAGCAATATAGATCTGCTTGATATAATCATGGTTGGCAAGAGTCCCCGATGATTGGGTTGCGCCGAGGTTTCCGCTTGCGCCATTTTCCGCCCACTGCCAGGATTCTGAAAGACAGGTGCTCGAGCTCTGATATTCTCCGTTGTCGCATGCTATGTTGAAAACTGGCGGCATGAATGTATTTGTCAGGGCATCGATGTCGGAGGCATCCCATTGTATGGGAGCAGACCATACCCAGGCTGTGGTGCTTCCATGTCCTCTGTACGTAACTGTTCCGATTCCGTTGTTGATGGCGGTCGAAACATCTGCATTAGTTCCGTCTTCAGGAGGATATACCTTGGTGAAGGTCAGGTCGCACAGGCTGTAGGGATATGCAGCTATCTCGTTGCAGCACTGGGTGTATTTGCCGGGATAATCCTGTTGGTGTGCTGCTAGAACAGCCTCGCTTGGAATGATATCGGTTGTTCTGGAATCATCGAAACTGTAATTCATGTAACCATCTATGATTTTTGTAACCTGCGCTACGATCTGCGTGGAGTCACCGGTCAGCCTGCCAACACCTATTTCGGGGTAGTTATCACCAGCGGTTAAGCATGCGAACCAGTAATCACTGATTATGCCGGTCCAGCTGTATGAAGGCATCTCGGCATGGGTACCGACAATACAGGCAAATTTCAATATGCCGGTGTCATAATTATCTGTAATCGCGGCCTTGATCAAATCCGGATTGGAAGGGCTGGCTAAAGTTTCCACCCTGACCCTGAGACCGAGATAATGATGAGTCTCGAAGAGATCGGACACCCAGTCCACATTGCTTTCCGAGCAGACGAAAACGTACTCAACACCGTCATCGCGCCCGCTGTCGAGAGGAGCTGCCGCGTTCTCGAAAGTACTCCAGTTGATAACGCTTTGCTTCATCATTGGAATCATGGAGGGGTTGACAGGATTGGCAAGCTCACCGGGGGTTCCCACAAAATCTACCCTGATGGTGATGCTGTGGACGACTTCAAGATCGCCCGTAGAAGGGTTGAAGCGGAAAGGATTGAATACAAGCCTCGCGACATTCAGGCCTGACCATATGCCTTCATTATCGATATTTGCGTAGGAGGCCGGGAAGACCTCGCTGCCGCTGTAGAACTCGTCGTTTATTCTGAACTCGAATTGATCGTGTGCCATATCGATTTCCGGTATCTGTCTGGGAAGAATCTCCATATTGTGGTATACTGTTGAAGAGACATCTTCAACTGTAACAGCTGCTTCAGTTCCGAATGGGAGAGCGAACATCCTTGGCACTGAAGGAAGATCGGGCAGACCGATGTCACCCTGAGAATAGCATTCTGGTAGACTGACGCAGTCCCAGAATCTGCCGCCTCCGGGATAATCGTACAGCCTGAATCCGGGAATTGATATCTCGGCAATCATATGATCGGGGCTTGATTCGAGTACGTTAACTTCTGGAAGATCACCTGCCGCCCCGTAGAAAGATTGCCAGCTGACCATATTCGACTGACCCGATGTAAGGGCGATGGATGCAATCAGTAAAAGAACCGGAAAAGAAGTTTTCATACGTTAATATCTCCTTTGCTTAAGTAAACCTGAAATGAATAATGACTATACAACAACATACTATGAACTTAACAAGCTTCATCACATAAGGTCAAGTGTCCGATTGTTTCCGGAACGGCATACCTCGCGTATTTCATAGCTCCTGCTGTTCCTGATTGTTCAGGAGATTGCTTGGCAACAGCTATACGATCAGTACATATTCAATATAACTTTGAGAGAATGGTTTCCAGGAAACAGTTATTGGAAACTGTCTTAACAAAAAGCTCTCAGAGGTTTTATCTTGCATTGAAGCGAAAAGGATAAATCGAAAGGAGAACGCAGTGAGGATTTTTCTGATAGTTTTACTTGTTTGTGGTACTGCATTTGCCGGAGTGCGATTCGGTGGAAGAATTGGTCACTACAGCGGTGATGACCCCAGAACCGGTCAGAGCGCTTCAAGCGCGGTGTACGGAGGACAGATCAGTTTTCCGCTCCTGAGCCTTGTCGTATTTGAGATCAGTGGAACATATGCGGGAAGTGAAAGCGACATCACTCTGTACAACTATCTTGAGACGTACATAGAAGATGAGTATGGCTATAATTTTGAGGGAGACAGTCTGGGTTTAATAGACTACCTTGAAAACGAAATGGGATGGTCTCCTGAGAATATCTCCACCGAGATGATGGGTGAGTACACAGCAAAATTTCATGACATAGACCTCGCCGCAACAATGAAAGTAATGATTCCGATAGGAGCGCTCCCGCTGAAGCCCTATATCGGCGGAGGCGGCGGAGCGCACATACTATTCAGCGACGCGGATGTTCTGATGCAGGTTGTAAACGAGGAAACTGGAGGAGCAATGGCTATGGATCCTTACGACCATGTTCACCCCGGAATACATGGAGTGGTGGGAGTATCATTTGAACCTCCAATGATACCTCTGAGC from Candidatus Aegiribacteria sp. encodes:
- a CDS encoding HD domain-containing protein; translated protein: MLINRAEALELLENNLGNINLIRHCLASEAVLRALAIDRGEDPDLWGMTGLLHDIDYELTSDEPEKHGMVAAEMLADYLPSESIHAIQSHNSEYTGIERESDFDYLLAAGESITGLIVAVALVYPDRKLASVKPKSVLKRMNMSAFARSVPRDTIRDCSKAGYDLDVFVGIALVAMKGIAEDIGL
- the acpS gene encoding holo-ACP synthase, with the translated sequence MDYNSNTAQGIDIVSISRIRKAVQRSGKRFLHRIFTSDELLLHTDYGLLATRFAAKEAFFKALGTGISGGVRWHDFSLPPETEASLRPEVTGVSYDLLEGRRVLVSVSKTTRTAVAIIVLEGDGESG
- the tsaD gene encoding tRNA (adenosine(37)-N6)-threonylcarbamoyltransferase complex transferase subunit TsaD, with the protein product MRILAVETSCDDSAVALLEDSSVIAERIYSQSVHSNHGGVVPELASRQHIEILPGIVKEVLSESGIKTLREIDAFAATAGPGLVGSLLVGLSWTKAAAFASGKRFLGINHLSAHLHTHYTAHDSVEFPAVALLVSGGHTCLFNMKSWARAVLLGSTRDDAAGEAFDKTAKLAGLGYPGGEALEKAAIDGNPDKVSLPSPLSDPALPEFSFSGLKTAVRLQWESGADLADLAASFQKVVVDILVSKLLFQADRSGAVSILAAGGVTANNLLRTRLREECAKRGITLFLPEKKYTMDNAVMVGRAAFAVLREEPSSCSSLSCNAFSRWSGTILKALCCT
- the rpsR gene encoding 30S ribosomal protein S18, which codes for MKKSSSKFGRKKKCRFCGNPQLEISYKNDKMLQRHISDRGKIIARRVTGNCAKHQRRIANAIKVARFFALLPYVREHYR
- the rplI gene encoding 50S ribosomal protein L9 — protein: MKVLLMKSVEDLGTGGDVVNVANGYARNFLFPRNLAIKATPSAVKSAQFYHAKALEEQAETINQSEQLAEKLKGFIIEIAASADDNGHLYGSITEKQISSVLKEAGFDIDAEHVLLSEHIKETGEFPISVKVYGDIRSEILVKILPEAD
- the rpsF gene encoding 30S ribosomal protein S6, which translates into the protein MRDYETVVIWNASIPEVEIEKEHNRVVEIIKGNKGEYKGSDKWGRRMLAYPIKKQTEGIYHFIRWNGETDVIGSIDKHLRIHEGCIRYATLRSDDEAVASVNSYEDFDRVDEEVEVSDGSEDA
- a CDS encoding NAD(P)H-hydrate dehydratase, which translates into the protein MRYWVTPFEMSKFDARAVKAGTPGDVLMERAGTAAAIVAMAMTQPDKGHIQVWCGPGNNGGDGLVLARQLKKRGYEVCAVLATTPGKSLSHNCQSNLGRFVQSGGKVLAPQKLNDLPDSPALVVDSLLGTGFSGKLKDVFAECTDIIRHSHCKVLAIDTPTGVNGKTGSVDPHTPRADTTVTFAAPKAGLLLPPGCGYTGNLLVPDIGIDIDHNKKQMVLGLSDAFTLLPDRPADAHKGTFGRLLLIGGSENMPGAPQLMSLGALRSGAGLVFLSVPLPANTFISGRIPEVISSYFLPGDPSGLPKYDEFDAIAIGPGMGNSPATMKIVSYILQNWKVPLVLDADALNVLNDPVSQLSEYKGSLLLTPHPGELSRMTKCNASNIGSRSKAAAKLSASSGAVVLLKGKPSMVFSPDGECCLIPTGNTGLATGGSGDVLTGITSSLMAQGLKPFEAAILGAYVHGLSADIAIEHCSERSLIPSDVISNMGRAFRTIENGSRSELLTPGGKWRSEYAH
- a CDS encoding DUF1846 domain-containing protein, with product MEILLVYKTGFDNEKYLEEQSREILSRVQSSDNRLYLEFGGKIMYDHHASRVLPGYDSNVKIRLLEKLRDRAEIILCIYAGDIEKRKIRGDFGITYDADALMLIDGFRSRGIDLRGVVITRFENQPSAISFENRLKRRDIDVFRHYYTKGYPTDIDLIVSPEGYGRNDYIEPFKPLVVVTGPGPGSGKLATCLSQLYHDHRNGICSNYAKFETFPIWNLPLKHPVNAAYEAATADLRDVNLVDPFHLDAYGEVAINYNRDVEAFPLLKRILERITGDISPYASPTDMGVNRAGFGITDDEVVRKAAMQEIIRRYFRYSCEYVMGLADKSTVQKVELLMRNFELSPSCRPVVEPALERMRLKESEEGIDNGKAAALLLKDGSFVTGTGSDLMHASGALILNAVKKLAGISKEVHLLSPATIDSIRELKKVMEIPTLNLDLEEVLIALSVSSATSEAAASAMKKLFELRGCEAHLTHMPSPGDGNGLRNLGINVTSDPVFSSEKLYVN
- the ssb gene encoding single-stranded DNA-binding protein: MMDLRMPNINKVIISGNLVRDPDARILENGTHLAKMSIANNQRYRDRNGEWQEKTCYVNIIAWRKTAELVGEFCRKGSPVLVEGELVYNSWEDRDGNQRSRLEINARRIQFLERRDQDSSYQDIPNEQNQKGSSDGNELSESKPMTPDDDIPF
- a CDS encoding T9SS type A sorting domain-containing protein; protein product: MKTSFPVLLLIASIALTSGQSNMVSWQSFYGAAGDLPEVNVLESSPDHMIAEISIPGFRLYDYPGGGRFWDCVSLPECYSQGDIGLPDLPSVPRMFALPFGTEAAVTVEDVSSTVYHNMEILPRQIPEIDMAHDQFEFRINDEFYSGSEVFPASYANIDNEGIWSGLNVARLVFNPFRFNPSTGDLEVVHSITIRVDFVGTPGELANPVNPSMIPMMKQSVINWSTFENAAAPLDSGRDDGVEYVFVCSESNVDWVSDLFETHHYLGLRVRVETLASPSNPDLIKAAITDNYDTGILKFACIVGTHAEMPSYSWTGIISDYWFACLTAGDNYPEIGVGRLTGDSTQIVAQVTKIIDGYMNYSFDDSRTTDIIPSEAVLAAHQQDYPGKYTQCCNEIAAYPYSLCDLTFTKVYPPEDGTNADVSTAINNGIGTVTYRGHGSTTAWVWSAPIQWDASDIDALTNTFMPPVFNIACDNGEYQSSSTCLSESWQWAENGASGNLGATQSSGTLANHDYIKQIYIALYDTGTFRITDATNTGAVYIIENQGTWGINNARMYIWFGDPAMDIWTFDTEGEPGALLISAPANIFSGNQDITITVTDGSSPVEGANVTITDGVDNYGTGMTCYEEAVTNSSGQVTINITVPESGTIHIGAFLHDYNYDLHYIIIGTGVSDSQGDADIFLFDRPVPNPITVSASIGFSLPGAGNVELAVYDVSGRMVETILDGSLESGSHSIQWTPGSQIASGVYFIRLTTNDGTLTRQAMVIR
- a CDS encoding single-stranded DNA-binding protein, with product MTVPHEMPELNYILFTGTVERIEQLSLTRFNIFVIRFEVENTVTFSTGTADSRKTSSILSVEAWGNLAEEIDRRIKSGSTVLVEGSLVSRSYEDRSKGLHHRMVVKATSVESLGARS